The window CGCGAACACGTCGCAGGGTGGACCGACGCCGTCGTTGCGGAACCGCTCGGGCGCCATGTACGCGGTGGTCCCCATGACCTGGCTGGACGCGGTCTCGGTGATGCCCAGGGCGCGAGCGATGCCGAAGTCGATCACCCGCGGCCCGTCCTGGCCCAGCACCACGTTGTCCGGCTTCAGGTCGCAGTGCACCACGTCGGAGCGGTGGATCGCGGCGAGCGCGGTGGCGGTGCCGACCGCGAGCCGGTGCAGCGCGTTGCCGACGACCGGGCCGTGCTCGCGGACGTGCCGGTGCAGGGTGGGCCCCGGGATGAACTCGCTGACCACGTAGGGCCGCTCCCCGTCCACCTCGGCGAAGAGCACCTGGGCGGTGCAGAACGGCGCGACCCGGCGGGCCGCGGCGATCTCCTTCATGAACTGCGAGCGCGCCCGGGGATCGCTCAGGTCGATGTTGATCATCTTGACGGCGACCCGGTCGCCCGTGTCGTCCTCGCCGAGATAGACGACCCCCTGCCCACCCGCACCCAGCCGGCCGAGCAGCCGGTACGGGCCGGCCGTCACCGGATCGTGCGTCCACAGTGGTGCCAAACCTGGCACAGGCACGCCGGCCTGTCCTGACATGCCGACTCCATCAGGTCGTGTCCCGGCCACCCGGCGGGCCGGACACCGGCCATCGTGTCATGCTCCCGCCGCCGCATCGAGGACCAGGCGAGCACTCCCCGACGCAGCCGGTCGGCGGATCCGCACCCCGGCGTCCGGCCGGCGGACCGCACCCGGCGGGACGGCGACCCGCCCCGCCGGGTGGGGCTCAGCGGCCCCGGGTGGCCCGGCAGATCTCCACCGGCAGAGCCGGCG of the Micromonospora sp. R77 genome contains:
- a CDS encoding serine/threonine-protein kinase, with the protein product MTAGPYRLLGRLGAGGQGVVYLGEDDTGDRVAVKMINIDLSDPRARSQFMKEIAAARRVAPFCTAQVLFAEVDGERPYVVSEFIPGPTLHRHVREHGPVVGNALHRLAVGTATALAAIHRSDVVHCDLKPDNVVLGQDGPRVIDFGIARALGITETASSQVMGTTAYMAPERFRNDGVGPPCDVFAWAATIAFAAGGRPPFGNDSLFAVMHRVLHEPPDLPALPPGLDALIRQCLAKEPADRPEAEQVLVRLLRQDDRVTGPLRPDTVLAVGDETAGAPTPNHPLPRPAA